A portion of the Shewanella sp. SNU WT4 genome contains these proteins:
- the aceE gene encoding pyruvate dehydrogenase (acetyl-transferring), homodimeric type produces the protein MSAHMLQDLDPQETTEWLSALESVVREEGVERAQFLLEQVLDKARLDGVDMATGINTNYINTIPTNQEPAYPGDTTLERRIRSIIRWNAIMIVLRASKKDLDLGGHMASYQSSAAFYEVCFNHFFRAPNEVDGGDLVYYQGHIAPGIYSRAFLEGRLTAAQLDNFRQEVDGKGLPSYPHPKLLPEFWQFPTVSMGLGPMSAIYQARFLKYLNGRGLKDTSAQRVYAFLGDGEMDEPESRGAISFAAREKLDNLCFLVNCNLQRLDGPVMGNGSIIQELEGLFRGAGWNVVKVIWGNNWDSLLAKDTTGKLLQLMNETVDGDYQTFKSKDGAYVREHFFGKYPETAALVADMTDDQIFALKRGGHESSKLYAAFVNAKETKGKPTVILAKTVKGYGMGDAAEGKNIAHGVKKMDMTHVLHLRDRLGLEDLLSDEKVAELPYLQLEEGSAEYNYLHSRRQALHGYTPQRLPNFTEELIVPEVEEFKPLLEEQKRDISTTMAFVRALNVLLKNKNIGKNIVPIIADEARTFGMEGLFRQIGIYNPHGQEYTPEDRSIVSYYKEATSGQVLQEGINELGAMSSWVAAATSYSTNDLPMIPFYIYYSMFGFQRIGDMAWMAGDQQARGFLLGATAGRTTLNGEGLQHEDGHSHIQANTIPNCISYDPTFAYELAVIMQDGIRRMYGDQENVFYYLTLMNENYAMPAMPEGAEDGIRKGIYKLESYAGEHKVQLLSSGTIMNEVRKAAAILSEEYGVASDVFSVTSFNELTRDGQDAERYNMLHPEAEEKQAYISQVIGKEPAIAATDYMKNYAEQVRAFMPSVSYKVLGTDGFGRSDSRENLRRHFEVNASYVVVAALSELAKRGDIKKSVVTEAIAKFNIDADKINPLYA, from the coding sequence ATGTCTGCACATATGCTACAAGACTTAGATCCACAGGAAACCACTGAGTGGTTGTCGGCTCTCGAATCAGTTGTACGCGAAGAAGGTGTTGAGCGTGCTCAATTCTTACTTGAGCAAGTACTTGATAAGGCTCGTTTAGATGGCGTTGATATGGCGACTGGTATTAATACCAACTATATCAATACTATTCCTACGAACCAGGAGCCAGCATATCCTGGCGACACTACCCTTGAGCGCCGCATACGTTCAATCATTCGCTGGAATGCCATCATGATCGTGCTACGTGCGTCTAAGAAAGACTTAGACCTCGGTGGCCACATGGCGTCTTACCAGTCATCAGCTGCTTTCTACGAAGTGTGCTTTAACCATTTCTTCCGTGCTCCTAACGAAGTTGATGGTGGCGATTTAGTTTATTATCAAGGCCATATCGCACCTGGTATCTACTCGCGCGCTTTCCTTGAAGGTCGTTTAACTGCTGCTCAGTTAGATAACTTCCGTCAAGAAGTTGATGGTAAAGGCTTGCCTTCTTACCCGCATCCTAAGCTGTTACCAGAATTCTGGCAGTTCCCGACTGTATCTATGGGTCTTGGCCCAATGTCAGCCATTTATCAGGCACGTTTCCTGAAATACTTAAATGGTCGCGGTCTGAAAGACACGTCTGCTCAACGCGTATACGCCTTCTTAGGCGACGGTGAGATGGATGAGCCAGAATCACGCGGTGCTATCTCTTTCGCAGCTCGCGAAAAGCTTGATAACCTGTGTTTCTTAGTTAACTGTAACCTGCAGCGTCTTGATGGCCCAGTTATGGGTAACGGCAGCATCATCCAAGAATTGGAAGGTCTGTTCCGCGGCGCGGGTTGGAACGTAGTTAAGGTTATCTGGGGTAACAACTGGGATTCTTTATTAGCTAAAGACACTACTGGTAAGTTACTGCAGTTAATGAATGAAACTGTTGACGGTGATTACCAGACCTTTAAGTCAAAAGATGGCGCTTATGTTCGTGAGCACTTCTTTGGTAAGTACCCAGAAACGGCTGCATTAGTTGCTGATATGACTGATGACCAAATTTTCGCGCTTAAGCGTGGTGGTCATGAATCATCTAAGTTATACGCTGCTTTCGTTAATGCTAAAGAAACCAAAGGTAAGCCAACTGTTATTCTGGCTAAAACCGTTAAAGGTTATGGCATGGGCGACGCGGCTGAAGGCAAGAACATTGCTCACGGCGTGAAGAAGATGGACATGACTCATGTTCTGCATCTGCGTGACCGTTTAGGTCTTGAAGATCTGCTGAGTGATGAAAAAGTCGCTGAACTGCCGTATTTACAGTTAGAAGAAGGTTCTGCTGAATATAACTATCTGCACAGCCGTCGTCAGGCGCTGCATGGTTATACGCCACAGCGTTTACCTAACTTCACTGAAGAATTAATTGTGCCAGAAGTTGAAGAATTCAAGCCGTTGCTCGAAGAGCAAAAGCGTGACATCTCTACCACTATGGCGTTTGTACGTGCATTAAACGTACTGCTGAAGAACAAAAACATTGGTAAGAACATAGTCCCAATTATTGCCGACGAAGCCCGTACCTTTGGTATGGAAGGTCTGTTCCGCCAAATCGGGATTTATAACCCACATGGCCAGGAATACACCCCAGAAGATCGCAGCATAGTGTCTTACTATAAAGAAGCGACTTCAGGCCAAGTATTGCAAGAAGGTATTAACGAACTGGGTGCAATGTCATCTTGGGTAGCTGCTGCAACATCTTACAGCACCAACGACTTGCCAATGATCCCGTTCTACATCTACTACTCTATGTTCGGTTTCCAACGTATTGGCGACATGGCGTGGATGGCTGGTGATCAGCAAGCTCGTGGCTTCTTATTAGGCGCTACTGCTGGCCGTACTACCTTAAACGGTGAAGGTTTACAGCACGAAGATGGTCACAGCCATATTCAGGCGAACACTATTCCTAACTGTATTTCTTATGACCCAACGTTTGCTTACGAGTTAGCGGTAATCATGCAAGACGGTATCCGTCGCATGTATGGCGATCAAGAAAACGTGTTCTACTACCTGACGCTGATGAACGAAAACTACGCCATGCCAGCCATGCCAGAAGGCGCTGAAGATGGCATTCGTAAGGGTATCTACAAGTTAGAATCTTATGCCGGTGAGCATAAGGTGCAACTGTTAAGCTCAGGCACCATCATGAACGAAGTGCGTAAAGCCGCGGCCATTTTGAGTGAAGAGTATGGCGTAGCCTCTGACGTATTCTCTGTGACTTCATTCAACGAGTTGACTCGTGATGGACAAGACGCTGAGCGTTACAACATGCTGCACCCAGAAGCTGAAGAGAAGCAAGCTTACATCAGCCAAGTGATTGGTAAAGAGCCAGCGATTGCGGCCACCGATTACATGAAGAACTACGCTGAGCAAGTGCGCGCCTTTATGCCTTCTGTATCTTACAAGGTATTAGGTACTGACGGTTTCGGTCGTTCAGATAGCCGTGAAAACCTGCGTCGTCACTTCGAAGTGAATGCAAGCTATGTCGTAGTTGCTGCCTTGTCTGAATTGGCAAAGCGTGGCGATATTAAGAAGTCGGTTGTGACTGAAGCTATTGCTAAGTTCAACATCGACGCTGATAAGATCAATCCGCTGTACGCGTAA